In Atribacterota bacterium, one genomic interval encodes:
- the trxB gene encoding thioredoxin-disulfide reductase, producing the protein MEESKIKDKHYNGYETIIIGGGPAGLTAGIYLSRARVSALLLEKGLPGGQANLTEMIENYPGFPDGIIGPELMQQFVSQASRFGLKIENNDVLEILSTDQHGKSLFQVKTELTQYSAESIIIASGAQASKLGIPGEKEYTGRGVSYCGTCDGAFFREKDIIVVGGGDTAIEESLFLTKFARKVYIVHRRDKLRATKILQERAFANDKIEIIWDSIVLEIKGNNKVEKVLLKNVKKNQERDFSCQGVFIFTGYTPSYPSLGSFHGKLVNDKGYITTDEDMKTKVDGIYACGDVRAKKLRQVVTACGEGAIAAFSVEKYLEYLKN; encoded by the coding sequence ATGGAAGAATCAAAAATTAAAGATAAACACTATAATGGGTATGAAACAATTATAATTGGAGGTGGGCCAGCAGGGCTGACAGCAGGAATCTATCTTAGTCGTGCCAGGGTTAGTGCTTTATTATTGGAAAAAGGATTACCTGGAGGGCAGGCTAATCTTACCGAGATGATTGAAAATTATCCTGGTTTCCCGGATGGGATCATCGGACCTGAGTTGATGCAGCAGTTTGTAAGTCAAGCTTCAAGATTTGGCTTAAAAATAGAGAATAATGATGTTTTAGAAATATTAAGTACAGATCAGCATGGAAAAAGCTTATTCCAGGTTAAGACTGAATTAACGCAGTATTCTGCCGAATCAATTATTATTGCTTCAGGTGCACAGGCAAGCAAATTAGGTATTCCGGGAGAAAAAGAATATACTGGTAGAGGAGTGTCTTATTGTGGTACTTGCGACGGAGCCTTCTTCCGTGAAAAAGATATAATTGTTGTGGGTGGCGGAGATACTGCAATAGAAGAGTCTTTATTTTTAACAAAATTTGCGCGAAAAGTATATATAGTCCATAGAAGGGATAAATTACGAGCCACTAAGATACTTCAGGAAAGAGCCTTTGCAAATGACAAAATTGAAATTATATGGGATTCAATTGTTTTAGAAATAAAGGGTAACAATAAAGTTGAAAAAGTTTTACTTAAAAATGTCAAAAAAAATCAGGAAAGGGATTTTTCCTGTCAGGGAGTATTTATATTTACTGGATATACTCCTTCTTACCCATCGCTTGGTTCTTTTCATGGCAAACTTGTTAATGATAAAGGTTATATAACAACTGATGAAGATATGAAAACAAAAGTTGATGGAATTTATGCATGTGGGGATGTTCGAGCTAAAAAGTTGAGACAGGTCGTTACTGCTTGTGGCGAGGGTGCAATAGCTGCTTTTTCAGTAGAGAAGTACCTGGAGTATTTAAAAAATTAA